The following are from one region of the Ischnura elegans chromosome X, ioIscEleg1.1, whole genome shotgun sequence genome:
- the LOC124171740 gene encoding uncharacterized protein LOC124171740: MRRLHICVFFEKDRGSSVKEIIVRVMASLLRNEVAQEFSWLGAKRKRVFSSLKLRRVIDDIVLNQDATATKSSVEVIVKGWLKHAKARHEREVTPKNSRTLLSTLNSNSGPTPSDSESEN, encoded by the exons atgaggcGGCTACATATAT GTGTCTTCTTTGAGAAAGATAGAGGCTCCAGTGTGAAGGAAATCATTGTCAGGGTGATGGCAAGTTTGCTGAGAAATGAAGTAGCCCAGGAATTCAGCTGGTTGGGAGCTAAAAGAAAGAGGGTGTTTAGCTCGTTGAAATTAAGAAGAGTTATTGATG atatAGTACTTAACCAGGATGCTACAGCCACCAAATCCAGTGTGGAGGTCATAGTGAAGGGTTGGCTGAAACATGCCAAGGCAAGGCacgagagagaggt GACACCCAAAAACTCGAGAACTCTGCTCTCTACTCTGAACTCTAACTCTGGTCCCACGCCATCTGATAGCGAAAGTGAAAACTGA
- the LOC124171533 gene encoding uncharacterized protein LOC124171533 isoform X2, with protein sequence MPLQNHRNTLSHSLRHRSQLPRPSPWNKTFDSFSRPPRPECCPHPQTRRFWSCLRSWQTTRTPRSSPGGRDTSSFSYSHWGLNGRLFRPLRGTLGTTVLGSLPSPPPMGGKQNHGYRTQTRSCGACTLSCGCRRGRGPLRVVCATSASRRRARSTTTQRCTERCSLGELQLSV encoded by the exons ATGCCCCTGCAG AACCATCGCAATACCTTGAGTCACAGCCTCCGGCATCGCAGCCAGCTCCCCAGGCCCTCTCCCTGGAACAAGACTTTCGACAGCTTCTCCCGGCCACCGCGCCCGGAATGCTGCCCACACCCGCAGACCAGGAGGTTCTGGAGCTGCTTACGCTCCTGGCAAACAACAAGGACTCCCCGAAGCTCACCAGGTGGGAGGGACACGAGCTCCTTCTCTTACTCACATTGGGGTCTGAATGGCCGACTCTTTCGACCACTACGAGGAACATTGGGTACAACCGTACTAGGATCCTTGCCATCGCCGCCACCCATGGGTGGGAAACAGAATCACGGGTATCGAACCCAGACGAGATCCTGTGGCGCCTGCACACTCTCTTGTGGGTGCAGACGGGGGAGAGGCCCTTTGCGTGTGGTGTGTGCCACAAGCGCTTCTCGCAGAAGAGCACGCTCAACCACCACGCAAAGATGCACTGAACGCTGTTCGTTGG gtgaattgcagttgagtgtttag
- the LOC124171533 gene encoding uncharacterized protein LOC124171533 isoform X1, which translates to MPLQVTTRVWESSLGETQENHRNTLSHSLRHRSQLPRPSPWNKTFDSFSRPPRPECCPHPQTRRFWSCLRSWQTTRTPRSSPGGRDTSSFSYSHWGLNGRLFRPLRGTLGTTVLGSLPSPPPMGGKQNHGYRTQTRSCGACTLSCGCRRGRGPLRVVCATSASRRRARSTTTQRCTERCSLGELQLSV; encoded by the exons ATGCCCCTGCAGGTGACCACCAGGGTTTGGGAGTCCTCCTTGGGGGAAACTCAGGAG AACCATCGCAATACCTTGAGTCACAGCCTCCGGCATCGCAGCCAGCTCCCCAGGCCCTCTCCCTGGAACAAGACTTTCGACAGCTTCTCCCGGCCACCGCGCCCGGAATGCTGCCCACACCCGCAGACCAGGAGGTTCTGGAGCTGCTTACGCTCCTGGCAAACAACAAGGACTCCCCGAAGCTCACCAGGTGGGAGGGACACGAGCTCCTTCTCTTACTCACATTGGGGTCTGAATGGCCGACTCTTTCGACCACTACGAGGAACATTGGGTACAACCGTACTAGGATCCTTGCCATCGCCGCCACCCATGGGTGGGAAACAGAATCACGGGTATCGAACCCAGACGAGATCCTGTGGCGCCTGCACACTCTCTTGTGGGTGCAGACGGGGGAGAGGCCCTTTGCGTGTGGTGTGTGCCACAAGCGCTTCTCGCAGAAGAGCACGCTCAACCACCACGCAAAGATGCACTGAACGCTGTTCGTTGG gtgaattgcagttgagtgtttag
- the LOC124171533 gene encoding uncharacterized protein LOC124171533 isoform X3, with protein sequence MPLQVTTRVWESSLGETQENHRNTLSHSLRHRSQLPRPSPWNKTFDSFSRPPRPECCPHPQTRRFWSCLRSWQTTRTPRSSPGELQLSV encoded by the exons ATGCCCCTGCAGGTGACCACCAGGGTTTGGGAGTCCTCCTTGGGGGAAACTCAGGAG AACCATCGCAATACCTTGAGTCACAGCCTCCGGCATCGCAGCCAGCTCCCCAGGCCCTCTCCCTGGAACAAGACTTTCGACAGCTTCTCCCGGCCACCGCGCCCGGAATGCTGCCCACACCCGCAGACCAGGAGGTTCTGGAGCTGCTTACGCTCCTGGCAAACAACAAGGACTCCCCGAAGCTCACCAG gtgaattgcagttgagtgtttag